In Thermofilum pendens Hrk 5, the sequence TTACCCGTTATCGCAGTACGAGGCTAGTGGAGAGGTATTCAGAGAGGCGGTGGACGAAGTGCTCGCCGACTTAGCGTGGTTCGTTTTAAGCAAGGGTTACAGGCGTGTAGTGCTGGTCTACCACTCGTTGCCCAAAGTATTCCTGGATAAGTTGAAAGAAAGACTATCCTTGGAAGGCGTGCTTCTGGCTTACGTTGAGGTTGAGAACTACGACGAGGCCCTTTTAAACCCATCCGCTGTTGCAGGAAGGATAAGGAGCATGATCTCCTTCCTCGAGTCTATCGCATAGGCACCCGTCTACGCGTTACACATGATACATCGGCGGTTCTCTCTCCCTCATTGCCTCCTTTATCTTCTTCTCAACCTCCGCTACCTCCTTCTCAAGCCGCTCACCCTGCTCCAACAGCTCTTCGACACTTATCCTGACGCCCGTAATCTCCTGGAAGACCTTTATCGCCTCTGCCGCCGCGCGAGGATCGGGCCTGTCTGCCGCGGCGTAGGGAAGTATGGCGACTGCCGGCACATTATTCGCTTCAAATACAGAAAGAAGTATAGCCAGTGGACCAACGATCCCTAGGTGCTCCTCAAGTACCGGGTAGCCCTTCTCCTTGATCAGGTCTTCTTTCGATAGGAGGAAAGCCCTCGTGGGGGCTATCCTTGGCTTCGCGTCCGGCTCTTTGTAGGACGCGTCTAGCCCGCCGAAAAGAACAGAAAGCTTCACGCCGAGGGTTATTGAAAGTTCGGCTAGTGCTTCTGGGACGGAGATAAAGTCTTTGGGAGATACTGGAACGTTCGGTAGGAAGATGAGCATACCTTGCGAGAAGTAAAGCTCGTAAGGAGTTCGGATACCGCTTCTAACGTTCACGAAGGGAGGCATGTACTGTGTAAACAGGTATCCAACTCTTTGAGCCTCGAGTTTCTCGACTACGTGCTTTACTGCTATCCACCCCACATGCCCTACTCCATGGAAGCCCGCCAGGAAAGTCTCTGGGTGTACGTCCTCGGAGAGAACGACTCGCACTTTCCCGTATTTCAGTTCTCTAGTCACAAGAGTGAGAGAAAGAAAAATGTACTGTTAAACCTTTCGCGCGCGCGATAAGAGTTTGTCGCTTCGGGGATCGCTCATGCTTTATTCCCGACATGCGTACACGAAAAATTAAAATATTTACTACAAGGGTGGAGGTCGGGTTGAGGATCATATGGGCATTTACCACGGCAATGACCTGAGGAAAATAACCGGCGGGATTAAGGGTAGACATGTAAAGACTAAGCGCAAATACCTCTCTGGGCGCTACCCGATACTCACCGTTCCCGGGCAGGCAACAGAAGTTAAGGTCGTCAAAGCGCGAGGTAATACGTACAAGTTAAAGGTGAAGGTTGCCAGCGAGGTGAACGTTTACATCCCAAAGGAGGGAAAGACTGTGAGAGCGCAAATAATCAAGGTGCTGGACAACCCGTCTAACAAGGACTTCGCAAGGAGAGGGATAATCTCTAAAGGCGCAATACTGCAAACGAGCGTTGGCAAGGTAAAAGTCACTTCTCGACCAGGCCAGGACGGCGTGGTTAACGGCGTTCTCGTTGAGTAACAATGCTGAAAAAGAACGGCTTCATAGTCTGGCCCGTGTACTTTGATTCTACGAAGCCCAGAAAGTGGCGAAGAGTCCCGAGGAAACTAGCCGTTGAGAAGCCTACGCTAAGCGAGATCGTCGAAGCCGTAAAGAGGGAGGGATTCTCCTTTACGGTCGAAGAAAACGCCAAGCACCCAGCGTACTGGTATGAGGTTCAGGGACGCGTAATAGTTCAGGCAAACGTTAAGAAGAGCGTTCTGCTGAAGAAGATAGCGGAGAACCTCCAGAAAATACGCGCAGAGCAAAGCTCTAAGAGGAGGAGATGAAGCTCTCTAGTTCTTCCTTCAATACTTTGGCTACAACGGAGCCGTCTATTCTCCCTCGAACCTTATCCATCACGACTCCCATGAGCTTCCCGAAGGCTTTTTCACGCTTCTGGAGCACATAGTCTTTATTCTCCGCTATCACCTCCCTTATCATCGCCCTTAACCGGTCAACGTCTATTCTCTCGATACCTATTCGCCTCAGCACATTCTCTAGTTGCTCTTCGGGGTTAAGTGCAAGCTCTCTTAGAACATCGGGTATAGCCTCCTTAGCTATGCTACCCTCGGCTACCATCCTGAATACTTCGAGCAAACGCTCCTCTGATAGGTTTTCAACTGGAACGTTTTCTCTGCGAAGGCTAACAAGGGTGTTTACCAGTGTAGTCGCAACTACCTGTGGGCTTGCCCCCGTCTTTTTAACCGCCTCCTCGAAGAAATACATTCGTTGCATGTTGAACAACTGGAAGGCAACTTCCCTTGAGAGAGAGTACTCCCTCATAACCCTTTCAAGAGTCTTCTCCGGCGGCTCCGGTAGCTCCTGCCTCAACTTCTCCAAGTACTCTCGGGTGACCCTTATAGGCCTAATGTCCGTTTCTGGGTACATCCTCGCACTTCCAGGCCTAGGCCTCATGAACCTAGTTGTCCCGTCGGGATTAGCGGCACGGGTCTCCGGAGGAACCCCCTCTAGTGCTTCCAGAGCTCTCTCGTAAGCCGCCCTAAGACCTCTCAGCGCCTTCTCGGGCTCGTCGAATATCAGGATAAAGGCGTCGCCTTGCTCCACGCCGAGAGCTTGTTTGACAGCTTCAACCTCCTCCTGCGATATGCCGTACGCTGGAAGTTCATCGCTGTGAAAAAGCCCGCCAACCCTGCCCCAGTACTTTGCCCTATCGGAGAGTTCTGTACCCAGGCGGCGCCCCGGCTGGACTTCTCTCCCAAGAAGCCCCGCGAAGCCTTTCAGTCTAAGTGCTAGCGCTCTTCCACCTGCCTCTAGAGCCTTCCTAGCAACCTTCGACTTGGTGTTACGGAATATTTCCGTCACGTCTACCGGCTTGAACACGAGGTCGTCGCGTGTCACCCCTCTCCTCTTCAGCTCGTCCCTTATTTCCAGCAGCGCCAGTTGCCTCTTAACTTCTAGCTCGACAACCTTGGGTATAAGGTCCAGGTACTGTACTCCCTTTATCTCGACCTTGGCTCCTCCTTCAACCGACACGTTTAGATCCTGCCTGATAGCCCCCAATTCTCGTTTCACCTTTCCAAGGGATCTCAGCAAGAGCCCTATCCTGAGGGCGACCTCCCTAGCCTCCTCCGGAGAGGTTATATCGGGCGCCGTAGCGACTTCTATTAGCGGGATCCCCATTCTGTCTAGCCTGTACCTTAAGGCATTTTCCTCGATCACCTCGCCGGTTTTCCGCGCTGCATCCTCCTCGAGGCAGATGGTCTGTATGCCTACCCGCTTTCCGTTGACCTCTACCGAGCCGCCTATCGCTATCAAGGCCGTGCGCTGGAACCCGGTGACGTTTGACCCATCTATCACTATTTTTCTCATTACGTGGACTTCGTCTACAACGGAGGCTCCCACCATTAGCGCGAACTTCAGTGCAAGCTCAAGCGCCTCCCTGTTAAGCTCGTGGGGAGGCTCTTCGTCCATTTCCACCAGGCAGACGTTCTCCCTGTAGCCTTCGTATAAGTACGAGAGGCCCTTCTCGTACTCGAACAGCGCTGCCGGGTCTATTTCACCGACCTCGCTTTTAGCGAGGCGCAATCTTCGCCTGAAGGTGAAGTGGGGGTCATCCTTTCTGAGGTAAGTGGGACACGAGCAGAAGAGCTTCTTCTCGGTGTCAAGCATTTGGTGTATCTCAAGACCACAGCGTACGCGTGGCTCCACGCTTACCACCTCGCTCCCGGGTAGTGGTCAAACTCGGACCTTTCAGATATTTCGAACGCTAGGTTCGCAGTGAACAGTCTCTGAATTTCCTCTGGGTCCTCGGTTTGCCCTAGGATCCAGCTGAGCTTCACGTAAGCTGTCTCCGGAATCATGTCGCCGGCGGGAACAACACCTGCTTTTATCAGCTCGACCCCCGTCCTGTAGACGTTCATGTTAACCCTGCCGAAAATGCACTGGGAAGCCATAGCTACGAACACCCCTTCGCGAACGAGCCTCCTTACGCTGTCTATGAGAGCTGTGCTAACGTGGCCTAGACCCGTTCCCTCTATGACTAGCCCCTTGAAGCCCTTCTCAAGGTAAAAGTCGAAAATATCAGGAGACATTCCGGGGTAGAACTTGACGAGCGCGACCTTATCGCTAAAACTAGCCTGTACGACCACGTCATCGCCCCTACCTTTATACGTGCTCGTAGAGAGCTTCAGGCTGCCTCGAAGAGGGTCCACCTCGGCTATAGGCTTTGAATTAATACTCATGAACGCATCCCTCCTGCTGGTATGCATCTTGCGGGCGCGCACGCCTCTGTGAACCAGTATAGTATCATCGTTCACGCTTCCGTGCATGGCTATAACGGATTCAGCAAAAGGTGCATGAACGGCTACCACTGTGGCGCCGATCACGTTGAGCGCCGCGTCGCTCGAAGGCCTATCAGAAGACCTCTGTGCTCCAACGAAGACTATAGGTCCTGGGGCTTCCTGAACCGCGAACGCCATAGCGGCTGCAGAGTAGTGAAGAGTATCCGTTCCGTGCGCGACGACTACGCCTTTAACGTCGCTCTCCCGGCGGAAAATCTCTCCTATCTTGCTGGCTAGCTGTTGCCAGTGAGACGGGGTCATGTCCTCGCTGAATATGCTAAATAGGGTTTCAGAGGAAATCCGGGCAAGCCGTTTAAGTTCGGGGATCATCGAGTAAAGTTCTTCGGCCGTAAAGTAGGGGTAAACGGCGCCAGTAACGTAGTCGACGCGCGAGGCTATAGTGCCCCCTGTCCCCACAAAGAAAACCCTGGGTTCAGGCTGCCCGAAGTCCTCCTGTGAGCCCTCCTCCTCACCGGGAGTTGGCGCTTCTCGAGGACTAAACTTCTCCAGAAGCTCTACGCTCACTATTCTCTGAAGAGATATACCGATATTGTAGCCATTGTCAAGCTTTAAGACTACGACGTCCGGATCCCCGAACGCCGGGCGTGGCATGAGTAATCCTTCAAGTACTAGCCCATCGGCAAGTTTGATCTTCACTCTGTCGAAGAACGCCGCACCCACAGAGTCGAGGAGCTCTTTGACCTTTTCGCTATACCCCTGGGACATCAAGCTATAACTCTAAGCCCACCCTATAAATAAAGCGCGGAAAGGGGAGGACTAGATGCTCGTTCTTTCTTGGTTTTTTGCTTCCTGTCCACGGCGCGCGTAAGCCGTGAAACCCTTTACCGCCTCTCGCGCGATAAATTTAAAAGGAATAAGCTTGCTCTCTTTCTGGGTGCGTTGGTATGCCGTCTCACGGAAGCCTGACGAAAGCGGGCAAGGTTAGGAATGCTACACCAAAGATACCTCCAAAGCCCAAGAAGAACCTGATACCCAGGAGGCGCAACTACAGGAACTACAGAAGGCGCATACTGTACGCGGCAAGTTCCCAGTAACTAGTCAGCCTCTATTTTCTCCAACAGGTAGTCAGCAAGCTTTGCTAGTGCTTGAGCCACGTCGTACCCTTCTCTGAGACCGGTATAAAGCATCTCCACGCTTTCTTCGCAAGAGAGAGACCCCTTCAGCCAGGCATACGCCAGAAAGGCCTCCATAGCTTCTCCGGGGGCGATCCCGCGGGGCTTACCAAGCTTACTGAGCCTCGAAGAAAGGAATGCCCGTGCAAGGGTTTCGCCTGGAACCTTCACGCCGGTCGGTCTGCCTATGAGCGTTAAAGCCGCCGAAACCAGGAAATTCACCAACGAGTCTCCTAAACGCGCAAGCTCCTTGCTTCGCAAAACCTTCTCAAGTTCTTCTTTCAGCATCCTACCCACTAATGGGAAGAAGCTACCCCAGCGCCGCGGCGCTCTCCGCTACTACCTTCAGCTTGGCTCTCAGGGACTCCACGGCTTCCCTGATTGCTTCCAGCGGTTGCTTAGAGCCCTTAGTCCTCACGAGAAGATGCGCCACGTTGAGCAATGGATGGTCAACACGGTACGTTGCTTCAACGTCTGGTAT encodes:
- a CDS encoding proteasome assembly chaperone family protein, which produces MTRELKYGKVRVVLSEDVHPETFLAGFHGVGHVGWIAVKHVVEKLEAQRVGYLFTQYMPPFVNVRSGIRTPYELYFSQGMLIFLPNVPVSPKDFISVPEALAELSITLGVKLSVLFGGLDASYKEPDAKPRIAPTRAFLLSKEDLIKEKGYPVLEEHLGIVGPLAILLSVFEANNVPAVAILPYAAADRPDPRAAAEAIKVFQEITGVRISVEELLEQGERLEKEVAEVEKKIKEAMREREPPMYHV
- a CDS encoding 30S ribosomal protein S8e is translated as MGIYHGNDLRKITGGIKGRHVKTKRKYLSGRYPILTVPGQATEVKVVKARGNTYKLKVKVASEVNVYIPKEGKTVRAQIIKVLDNPSNKDFARRGIISKGAILQTSVGKVKVTSRPGQDGVVNGVLVE
- a CDS encoding signal recognition particle subunit SRP19/SEC65 family protein, producing the protein MLKKNGFIVWPVYFDSTKPRKWRRVPRKLAVEKPTLSEIVEAVKREGFSFTVEENAKHPAYWYEVQGRVIVQANVKKSVLLKKIAENLQKIRAEQSSKRRR
- the gatE gene encoding Glu-tRNA(Gln) amidotransferase subunit GatE, with protein sequence MEPRVRCGLEIHQMLDTEKKLFCSCPTYLRKDDPHFTFRRRLRLAKSEVGEIDPAALFEYEKGLSYLYEGYRENVCLVEMDEEPPHELNREALELALKFALMVGASVVDEVHVMRKIVIDGSNVTGFQRTALIAIGGSVEVNGKRVGIQTICLEEDAARKTGEVIEENALRYRLDRMGIPLIEVATAPDITSPEEAREVALRIGLLLRSLGKVKRELGAIRQDLNVSVEGGAKVEIKGVQYLDLIPKVVELEVKRQLALLEIRDELKRRGVTRDDLVFKPVDVTEIFRNTKSKVARKALEAGGRALALRLKGFAGLLGREVQPGRRLGTELSDRAKYWGRVGGLFHSDELPAYGISQEEVEAVKQALGVEQGDAFILIFDEPEKALRGLRAAYERALEALEGVPPETRAANPDGTTRFMRPRPGSARMYPETDIRPIRVTREYLEKLRQELPEPPEKTLERVMREYSLSREVAFQLFNMQRMYFFEEAVKKTGASPQVVATTLVNTLVSLRRENVPVENLSEERLLEVFRMVAEGSIAKEAIPDVLRELALNPEEQLENVLRRIGIERIDVDRLRAMIREVIAENKDYVLQKREKAFGKLMGVVMDKVRGRIDGSVVAKVLKEELESFISSS
- the gatD gene encoding Glu-tRNA(Gln) amidotransferase subunit GatD, giving the protein MSQGYSEKVKELLDSVGAAFFDRVKIKLADGLVLEGLLMPRPAFGDPDVVVLKLDNGYNIGISLQRIVSVELLEKFSPREAPTPGEEEGSQEDFGQPEPRVFFVGTGGTIASRVDYVTGAVYPYFTAEELYSMIPELKRLARISSETLFSIFSEDMTPSHWQQLASKIGEIFRRESDVKGVVVAHGTDTLHYSAAAMAFAVQEAPGPIVFVGAQRSSDRPSSDAALNVIGATVVAVHAPFAESVIAMHGSVNDDTILVHRGVRARKMHTSRRDAFMSINSKPIAEVDPLRGSLKLSTSTYKGRGDDVVVQASFSDKVALVKFYPGMSPDIFDFYLEKGFKGLVIEGTGLGHVSTALIDSVRRLVREGVFVAMASQCIFGRVNMNVYRTGVELIKAGVVPAGDMIPETAYVKLSWILGQTEDPEEIQRLFTANLAFEISERSEFDHYPGARW
- a CDS encoding 30S ribosomal protein S30e, which codes for MPSHGSLTKAGKVRNATPKIPPKPKKNLIPRRRNYRNYRRRILYAASSQ
- a CDS encoding ribonuclease III family protein, whose protein sequence is MLKEELEKVLRSKELARLGDSLVNFLVSAALTLIGRPTGVKVPGETLARAFLSSRLSKLGKPRGIAPGEAMEAFLAYAWLKGSLSCEESVEMLYTGLREGYDVAQALAKLADYLLEKIEAD
- a CDS encoding RpoL/Rpb11 RNA polymerase subunit family protein, with the translated sequence MQSTGGVAREDTVVEVVRYATNVLELRIRGEGHTLLNLLVDELNRIPDVEATYRVDHPLLNVAHLLVRTKGSKQPLEAIREAVESLRAKLKVVAESAAALG